One window from the genome of Pedobacter schmidteae encodes:
- a CDS encoding DUF5107 domain-containing protein, which produces MENTKIIEEAKIRKELVVLKTYPYSDPSPIPEFGRLYPYNRFDGYTTNGKDQAWEMVVMENPYIKLWINPAVGGKIWGAIEKATGKEFIYFNHTAKFRDVAMRGPWTSGGMEINMGIIGHSPSCSADVDYKMIENEDGSVSCFIGATDWPSRTQWRVEINLPKDTAYFKTKSWWHNNTCLPQSYYQWNNVGIKASGNLEYIYPGQQRLGHDGNALSWPEDEANRKISFYDQNDHGEYKSYHVIGSYSDFWGCYWHADNFGMGHFAPYDEKPGKKIWIWGLSRYGMIWEDLLTDKDGQYTEVQSGRLFNQSIASSSKTPFKHASFLPHTSDTWEEHWFPVKDLGGLTYGCPKLSFHITREEGKTQLQLFSNEPLNHQLIILNQQRKLVSQHILMNTMQTFVIDLPAPVSATTLTLILDDTIIYNGPEQHTLLKRPVKINEGYNFNSVQASSIQAREWERQRFFDRAISNYKNCLEKDPFFIEALNGLAGLYFKQMKYTDALRLLNTSLAVDTYNPEANYFYGLVNHRLQNTADAKDGFSIASQSITYRVAAYIELAKLFLQEGQLEKASSYVRKAGQSGSINLHSVYLSIIINNLKGQHDKAMVLIQQLLITDPINYMARFELNKAKGLPIAQLTDSELPYETYMELASFYASLNLYKDALLLIEAAPEYPMVGVWKAYLFQKIGFKEKVDPTLNSAAALSADFVFPHREEDIMLLRWAIDLHPSWKFRYFLALAYIQNLKNENALNLLNSCNVAPDFYPFYIVRADLRQKMGEPGTLEDLKQAYHLAPNDWRTILSLSKYYAKHDDWTAALSITSKGYKLYPHNYYLGLKLARCFMHTQKFEQGISLMTNMSVLPNEGASEGRNSWRETQLRCALNAIDMRNPKKAIYHIHMAKTWPENMGIGKPHLVDERLEDFMELICLQMADKVKRKQLIQKISDFRASGDFTPYGSMDFISIFLMQESNDQQGIERILKAWAQEDPEALPLKWSIAFLNNNQQELNRLSKQKLLVKEVLPYEIPFEDRSFFFIKKLYSKGLFNKQIHLATIK; this is translated from the coding sequence ATGGAAAACACTAAAATCATAGAAGAAGCTAAGATCAGGAAGGAACTCGTCGTACTCAAAACATACCCTTATTCAGATCCAAGTCCTATACCTGAGTTCGGACGACTATATCCATATAACAGATTCGATGGTTACACTACTAACGGCAAAGATCAGGCCTGGGAAATGGTTGTTATGGAAAACCCTTATATCAAACTCTGGATCAATCCGGCAGTAGGTGGTAAAATATGGGGAGCCATAGAAAAAGCTACAGGAAAGGAGTTTATTTATTTTAATCATACCGCAAAATTCAGAGATGTGGCTATGCGCGGACCATGGACTTCCGGTGGCATGGAAATCAATATGGGTATTATCGGGCACAGTCCATCATGTTCAGCAGATGTTGACTACAAAATGATCGAAAATGAGGACGGTAGTGTTAGCTGCTTTATAGGTGCTACAGACTGGCCATCACGCACCCAATGGCGTGTGGAAATTAATCTACCCAAGGATACTGCATATTTTAAAACCAAAAGTTGGTGGCACAACAACACATGCCTTCCACAGTCCTACTATCAATGGAACAACGTCGGTATTAAAGCATCCGGGAATCTTGAATATATTTATCCGGGACAGCAAAGACTGGGACATGATGGAAATGCGCTAAGCTGGCCGGAAGATGAGGCTAACAGAAAAATATCTTTTTATGATCAGAACGATCACGGCGAGTATAAGTCCTACCACGTCATAGGTTCTTATTCGGATTTTTGGGGTTGTTACTGGCATGCTGACAACTTTGGGATGGGGCATTTCGCACCATATGATGAAAAGCCAGGAAAAAAAATATGGATATGGGGCTTATCCAGATATGGAATGATCTGGGAAGACTTACTAACTGATAAAGACGGTCAATATACAGAAGTTCAAAGCGGTAGACTGTTTAATCAAAGTATTGCCTCCAGTTCCAAAACTCCCTTTAAACATGCCTCGTTTTTACCCCACACTTCCGATACCTGGGAAGAGCACTGGTTTCCTGTTAAAGATTTGGGTGGACTAACTTATGGATGCCCTAAGCTCTCGTTCCACATCACCAGGGAAGAAGGCAAAACGCAGCTTCAGTTGTTCAGCAACGAACCATTGAATCATCAGCTGATCATTTTAAATCAACAGAGGAAATTGGTAAGTCAACATATCTTAATGAATACCATGCAAACCTTCGTCATTGATCTACCTGCCCCTGTCAGCGCCACGACATTGACATTGATCTTAGATGACACTATCATCTACAACGGCCCGGAGCAACATACTTTATTAAAAAGACCGGTAAAGATTAATGAAGGATATAATTTTAATTCTGTTCAGGCTTCCTCCATACAAGCCAGGGAATGGGAAAGGCAACGTTTTTTTGACCGTGCAATAAGCAACTACAAAAACTGTTTGGAAAAAGATCCTTTTTTTATAGAAGCTCTTAATGGGCTGGCCGGACTTTATTTTAAACAAATGAAATACACGGATGCCCTAAGATTATTAAACACATCTTTAGCTGTCGACACCTATAATCCTGAAGCAAATTATTTTTATGGATTGGTAAATCATCGACTACAGAATACTGCAGATGCAAAAGATGGCTTTTCTATCGCCAGCCAGTCGATAACCTACAGAGTTGCGGCTTACATCGAACTAGCCAAATTATTTCTGCAGGAAGGCCAGCTTGAAAAAGCAAGCAGCTATGTAAGAAAGGCGGGACAATCTGGATCTATTAATCTTCATTCTGTATATTTAAGCATCATTATCAACAATCTAAAGGGGCAACATGATAAGGCTATGGTCTTAATACAGCAGCTATTGATTACAGATCCCATTAACTATATGGCGAGATTTGAATTGAATAAAGCAAAAGGTCTGCCTATTGCGCAGCTAACCGATAGCGAACTTCCCTATGAAACCTATATGGAACTGGCCTCATTTTATGCCAGTTTAAATTTATACAAAGATGCCCTACTACTCATTGAAGCTGCCCCCGAATACCCTATGGTTGGAGTTTGGAAAGCTTATTTATTTCAAAAAATAGGCTTTAAAGAAAAGGTTGATCCGACCTTAAACAGCGCGGCAGCTTTAAGTGCTGATTTTGTTTTTCCACACCGGGAAGAAGACATCATGCTGTTACGCTGGGCGATCGACTTACATCCTTCCTGGAAATTCAGGTATTTTCTGGCACTGGCCTACATCCAGAACCTTAAGAATGAGAATGCGCTGAATCTGTTAAATAGCTGTAATGTAGCGCCAGATTTTTATCCTTTCTATATTGTAAGAGCAGATTTAAGACAAAAAATGGGTGAGCCAGGTACTTTGGAAGATTTGAAGCAGGCTTATCATCTTGCTCCAAATGACTGGCGGACAATCTTAAGCTTATCTAAATATTATGCAAAACATGACGATTGGACCGCTGCTCTTTCCATTACGAGCAAGGGCTACAAACTTTACCCTCACAATTATTACCTGGGTTTAAAACTAGCCAGATGTTTTATGCATACCCAAAAATTTGAACAAGGCATTTCCCTAATGACAAATATGTCGGTTTTACCAAATGAAGGTGCTTCGGAAGGCAGAAATAGCTGGCGTGAAACCCAATTACGTTGCGCGTTAAATGCGATAGATATGAGAAATCCGAAAAAAGCGATCTACCATATCCATATGGCCAAAACATGGCCAGAAAACATGGGCATTGGAAAACCGCATCTTGTTGACGAACGCCTGGAGGACTTTATGGAACTGATTTGTCTGCAAATGGCAGATAAAGTAAAAAGGAAACAGCTGATTCAAAAGATTTCCGATTTTAGAGCATCTGGTGATTTTACACCTTATGGATCGATGGATTTCATCAGTATTTTTTTGATGCAGGAATCAAATGACCAGCAAGGAATAGAACGGATACTGAAGGCCTGGGCCCAGGAGGATCCGGAGGCCTTACCGCTGAAATGGAGCATAGCATTCTTAAATAATAATCAACAGGAGCTTAACAGGCTTTCTAAACAAAAATTATTGGTTAAGGAAGTTTTACCATATGAAATTCCATTCGAAGACCGGTCTTTTTTCTTTATAAAAAAACTATACAGCAAAGGGTTATTTAATAAGCAAATACATTTAGCAACCATAAAATAA